The nucleotide window tatcacttgcagttcaaatttgacttataccaaaaaattccttgaaatgcaataaattaattaaatatagtaagaaatataccaaatcttaacatggagtaccacatgttgtatgtagagagtagaaaaagtatccaagtcagaagagaaaaaaacttatcTATTTGCTGAGTGCAAAAAAAGCACTGgacaaacttatttctttgctgagtgctgaaaaaaaacactcggtaaactccTAACGGCTGGCACATTAACTGACGGATGTCCACGTGGCGGTTTTTTGCTGAGTGTctctgttttgccgagtgttttttcttagtttgccgagtgttttttttcagcactcggcaaagagtttgtttgccgagtgccattattTTTTGCAAAGTGTATTttttacggcactcggcaaagagcttgtttgccaagtgcccaataaaatacactcgacaaATATTTTTGCATTTGGCAAATATGTTGTTTCCGGTAGGGAAGCCTTGAGCAGCCTGCAGCGAGCAGCACGTCCTACTCTTGATGCGTTGCAACATTGGAGTTTGGAGCCCCTAGAAAATGGAGGCCCTGTGCCGTCGCACAGGTCGAACTCCCACAGGGACGGCCCTGGTTAGGACTTGGGTGGTCGACCAACTCACTGACGTCAGGGTGCAACACAATCCCAAAGTTGTTTAAGTTACCACACAATCAAATTAAAAACAAGTGGTGCACTGTCTCACACTCTGGACGTAACAGATAGAGGTCTCCGTActtaaaaataaagtcgttttggacaaggcttgagtcaaacattagtaatataaatcatgaataattttgaagttgttgagtttggaaatgtgaaagcCATATAGATAGATTTGTCttaaaaaatactttcataaaaatatacatatatcactttttgataaatatttttataaaaacaaagagtcaaagtaatactttggagaccgtgtcgctgtccaaaacgactttatttttaagtatggagggagtaccttTCTTCTAATTCCTAATAAATTACCTCTGGTTAATTAGTAACTTATTTTTAGAAAGCAACCaaagaggaaaaaaaaaaaaagtgaactCTGGGAGGGTTTTCCAAACTCCGATTAAGCTGCAGCTCTGAAGTTAATCACTTTATACAGAGACTAAGAAGAATAGATGCCATTTGAGGCAAACTGCCAAATTAATGTAAAAGGATAACATGCAGACAAATTATCACCGTGCCTATCGATCACCTCAGGTCAATTAAGCAATTGATGTTTCGATTCGCAAATCACAATCAAGCGGGATTGACCGGTGACTAAGAAGAAAGGGCGGGCGCGAGGCCGGTGCGTGCTAAAACGTGCACTCCGCATATCGACAAATCCGCAGTAGGCGGCGTGCTAAAACGTACGTGCGCCGTGGCCGTGGAATTTGGACGCGGACAGGTTATTTAGTGAGCCCGTTCGTTCCTGCGTCGCGCATATCTAGTGAGCTACAGTatgtgactaatcctttggagaTTGGGAGTTGCCACCGTATGGATTCCAATTTTCATTCTGTTGGAACGACGATTTTgttatctctttttttttttgaaaaaaaactaTTTATCGTTAAATTGGTTGGTCAGGTGACGGACTACGTACTACTGCCCATGAATGATTGAACGACGGACGTGGCATGCATGTTGATCAGGGGACATTCAGTTCCTTAGCGGCAATGTGTTCATTTCAAGTACCGTGCTTCTTTAGAGCAAAGCACCTAGTAACCAAAATTTACTTGCTGGCCAGTATAGTAGTGACAAAAAAAACAGTAATTATTTGCCTCGCCTCACACATATATTATTTACATTTGTCCTCTGTGTGATTCGTTCCATGCATACTAATAAAAATCTCTATCTTCCTTGTTTGGACCGACGATAGAACGGGTGGTTATGAAGAAAAGATGCATGGTACTTAGGAGAGAAGTAATTAGCACATTTGATTAAGTAAGTACACTGTATAATATACTGTACTAGTAGGGAAAAACATTTGATGATGATAATACCATACCCTTAGTAGGAGTATGTGCAAGGCGCACTtacatacatatacatacatacatatatatatatatatatatatatatatatatatatatatatacatacatacatatatatatatatatagtcgtaCTGTAGATTTTGGATAGGGTAGCTAAGGTAGGTAGCAGCGAAACCTTTATATATGATCGCATCGCTTTCTTGATCAAACCGCTGCCTCATCTTCTTCGCGATCGCGGTTGCTACAATCGGTCGTGTCGGGTGCGACACCAGCAGCGGCACCGATTGGAACACGGCGGTAGGACGGCCACACCCACAAAGCCAGCACCGCGGACACCACCGCGCCGAGCAGCGTCACGCCGAGGAGGATGAAGAAGGACACCCTGAAGCACTGTATGCCGATGCAGGTGTGGTGGTCCTGGCGCTGAGCCTCACGGTTGTAGAGGCGCCCCGTCACTTGCACGTTGAGGATGTACGACCCGACGGCGCCCGGCAGCACGGCCAGGTTGTATAGCGCCGCCAAGTGCCTGGTCCCGAACACCTCCGAGATGGTGACGAACACCACCGTCCACAGCGCACCGAGGCTGAACCCCATGATCGCCGAGGTGAGGTAGAGGCCGGAGGGCACGCCTAGGGCGATGAACAGATGGCCGAAGCAGGCGAGGAGGAACGCCACGGTGAGCGCCGCCGGGCGTGGCAGCTTGTGACGAGCAACCATGTACTCGGAACCGAATCCGCCCACCAGGCGCCCGGCGTAGTCCAGTAGGCTCACCAGAGACACCATCTTGGAGGTGGCGCCGTCCTTGTACCGGAGCGACTGCCCGATCTGGTCGATCATGTCGATCGGAGTCTGCACGCCGCCGCCGATGGCGAAGGTGACGACGAAGATAAGCATCATTTCAACGGAGAAAACAGCCCGCAGGATGGAGCGCCTCTCCAGCCGgaagctcgacggcggcgtcgggTTGCTGTTGTTGAGCATGAGCGAGGACAAGGACGACCCCGCGGCTGCTGCCTCGCCAGAGGTTGCAGCCGTCGCGGGCAACGACGAGTCCTGCTTCACGGCGACGACGAGCAGGGCGATGACGAGGAAGACAACGACGAAGATGGCCGTGACGTAGTAGGCGGGTCCAGGGAGGTGCGCGGCCGGTACCAGGTCGACGACGTGGAGGATGAGGAGGCACGCAGAAGCGGAGACGGAGACGAGGAGGAAAAGCACGACGCCTCTGCGTTCGACTTCCGAACGCGCCGCCCCGGTCCCAGCTGGCCCGGGCCCGGCCGGGATGACGCGGATGCTGTTGCAGGCGAAGGGTAGCAGCACCAAGTACAGACACGCCATGAAGAGCAGAAGGGCCGAGCCGCCAGAGGCGTGGCCGAACTGCGCCAAGATGTCGCCGCCGAGGCCGGCGAAGGCCAAGAGCAGGGAGAGCACAGGCCCGCGGTGGTCGGGGAGGTTCTTGACGGAGCTGACGAGCGCGCCGGTGACGGCGAAGGACTGAGAGTTAGCGCCAAGCGCGATGGAGATGCCCATGAGCCACAGGGGGGGGCGAGCGATGTGCCCGGCTACGGCGAGGTAGAGCACGAGGTTCGCCAGCACCCCGAGCAGGTTCATGGCGGCGACGGACGCGAGCACGACCCACGGCGGGGCGAAGTCGTAGATGAGGCTCGGCAGGAACCCGAAGCTTGCACCGAGGTTCTTGCAGACGGCCAGCACGCTGAGTGCCTTGTAGTCGTAGCCCAAGGAAGTCTTGATGGCCTTGGAGTAGACGGGGAAGAGAAAGACGCTTCCGCCGGCGGCCATGAGTACCAGGGTAGAGGTGACCAAGGCCACCCACCTGCCGCGGAGGAGGTGCAGGGCGGCGCTGAGCGGCGGCATTGTTGGTTAGCTAGGTTCACAGAATGAACAGGGTAAATGGGTAATAAAACAGTAGGTGATGGCTGGCCAGGTTCTGGACGTCGTCTTGGGTCAGCCAAAACGAAAAAATCTCACGGTGCAAAAGGCCTTAGAAGATAACTGCTGGACATCACATGTTATTCCATTAAACACTGCACAGGAAATAAGAGAATACGGGAAGAGGCGAGCTAGCCCTGGCAGAAAAGGTCGATTGTCACGTTTCTTCGAAGCCTGGCCGCGAGGAATGTTTTGCATGTCCGTAGCCTGGATTTGTAGCCAGCCAACCAACCACTCGCCCGGGGCCCACCTCCCACCCCCATCACACTTCAGCCTatttgtttggctgtggcttgtcgtaaacgatcgtaaattttcagccggaacagtatttttctctcacacaaaccagccagcagtacttcttcacgaaccagcaacgatacgaaccagccaaccgaacaagccGCTTCACACCACACCTACTCCGTCAAATGGGGGCCTCACCCCTCGCTCTTCCTCGTATAAAACCAACCACCACCCTCGGCTCCTCCCCTACCTTCTGTTCGTTCACGAAAGGCTCGCGCCGGCCGCACTCCCACGGCTACCGGCGAAAGTTACAGAAGAGAAGAGAAAGGCGTTTGTTGGCATTATAATCTATTTTTGATGGAATTTATAGAAGAAAAGGAATCGAAGAACATTTCAGAATAAAGCCTTGTTTAGTTGCCAAACTTTAGATGTGCAAAGTTGGCAAAATATACTGTAGCGCaattgtagcatttcgtttgtatttggtaataattgtccaaccgttgactaattaggctcaaaatgttcgtctcgcaaagtacaaccaaactgtgcaattattttttaatttcgtctacttttagtattccatacatgtaccgcaagtttgatgtgacggggaatcttctttttgcatagtgccaaagttgggagtttgggaggaactaaacaagggctaagttGCTGCAGCCTAGTCAGGTGGCACTCCTTTGTAAGGAAGATATATAGCAATACCAGTTGGCAATAAGATTTCATGCTGGACCACAACAGGGATAGTTCTAGCATTTGTTGGTCACTGTTCGGTTGGTCTAGTTTTGTGTTTTTTTCGGTTTTATGGTGTTTTTCTAGACTTTAAGTTGACGT belongs to Miscanthus floridulus cultivar M001 chromosome 4, ASM1932011v1, whole genome shotgun sequence and includes:
- the LOC136550705 gene encoding protein NUCLEAR FUSION DEFECTIVE 4-like codes for the protein MPPLSAALHLLRGRWVALVTSTLVLMAAGGSVFLFPVYSKAIKTSLGYDYKALSVLAVCKNLGASFGFLPSLIYDFAPPWVVLASVAAMNLLGVLANLVLYLAVAGHIARPPLWLMGISIALGANSQSFAVTGALVSSVKNLPDHRGPVLSLLLAFAGLGGDILAQFGHASGGSALLLFMACLYLVLLPFACNSIRVIPAGPGPAGTGAARSEVERRGVVLFLLVSVSASACLLILHVVDLVPAAHLPGPAYYVTAIFVVVFLVIALLVVAVKQDSSLPATAATSGEAAAAGSSLSSLMLNNSNPTPPSSFRLERRSILRAVFSVEMMLIFVVTFAIGGGVQTPIDMIDQIGQSLRYKDGATSKMVSLVSLLDYAGRLVGGFGSEYMVARHKLPRPAALTVAFLLACFGHLFIALGVPSGLYLTSAIMGFSLGALWTVVFVTISEVFGTRHLAALYNLAVLPGAVGSYILNVQVTGRLYNREAQRQDHHTCIGIQCFRVSFFILLGVTLLGAVVSAVLALWVWPSYRRVPIGAAAGVAPDTTDCSNRDREEDEAAV